One segment of Nomia melanderi isolate GNS246 chromosome 10, iyNomMela1, whole genome shotgun sequence DNA contains the following:
- the btv gene encoding dynein cytoplasmic heavy chain beethoven isoform X2, which produces MVVIDKRSSLILSTAGHFFGVPLTDDEAIVDGGSVLDNFLDRPTCRTLCAQPTDSKGNEARLKLSNELSVGRNTLVFFKLTEAPVTEKNFHDLVHVTSTGSEKGSTLIEALRQVWGPTLRSSGLSPSYLKKLEESLLGSPVTTSVLEEEDYWRKRWEDAKRSHDKTIYAEAVKSLKSIRAELESAAVARNALMAAEDAVEAVSGYVDDLWKLGDPVYSENRMKSFLDIIGDEVVSLVRNVVDEIRSSDDRVKIETISTGAGVCEKWSNMAEKFTTLFWPHHSLHPWKGPSHVPERCAGIGIRLRQIAELRAQYRQLTRLLTSNERSGLGTDTLMQCFDDVKVVFDDDENSTDWNRLRRKVEEGLVPAEERVAQKLKSQIADATTPNFLLAEFRRYFELMKRDGLKRALRGERETLLSAYGDLIDSCLAGPDTGTLLDSPKILQEVQAARTAEMRLESLDKLGKELLADLPGYEEVSSKVTMALKDVEKKRQNYLEAWTEETKDAVAKKELSLGTDSAVVELTGTSMMRVTYDPRLMTLIREARALSGQGVELPREVKDLVERAGSLAGRARALQQVATFHNTIGDRMVPSQRPLMLTTALELARAVQEQSGVVWSDPLAVDAYTARLKELVRKFAQQNSDLAAKHCALRDLVSNLLRGETVNLIGNQNAWKDALMNMRTIVDTVEAEYGNTRAWKLHWDRQLLKALAVAYRGALPSLLKKLPDIKAELTFRDGSLQWRPSLEELRAKLYSSIRRSLSIPMNFRGVGDAADAHFGDLIQRSAYLFGGVYKQAEIALSALETLRTKWLYLAAPAKIDAAERLKGRSPQEWTRAFKDAKQWAQEVGKLRGNEVKIWCISVDTATTRNDLESASRRYWERLCSDLRVEASSRLVAIVEFLSSASKELERRPRSVEEVGLAYEAHARIEAQSSGMAEEMEAVAGLSKVLAAWTSEKLEGVSAAHTSWQDLADRLERHKAVVARELEDAKVNLRHRGVALRDEIERWQTKWSSKPGILNLDWIISMRERWTNLKEQLDVLKTDCRRVELSIDELLDENDETVKTLEMQLEVEESNCRFQAEFMEELKNQEDEEWAVARRRLPRLHDWLDSWENRIRVQLKDQLKDDTPEQRDNLEMNTFVGRKVREIRAGIEWLQLLRGDEIAEEHWGELRSVLNLTDVKNVRDITLGHLLRSVEKIEENSEKIKDIAKRAAAESGIRQGLMELESWEASAHFQLQQSKDSKNAGILLVEEYGSLLARAGELRLLLEGAKGAAGYERFAARVARCEAGLSEVEERIKTLSTVQRKWVYLEPVYEGGAAPNDTGRWSRADKEFRYLIGEVSRDSRISSLRRLPLSTFTNLKDLLDRCQRSLDEYLEEKRSSYPRLYFLSDEDLLELVSAHGRGLEAHLPKLYQGIGSIIKGDNGLTAVVSPEGEILQLPGPVDLREPLPRWLSNLEDGMKTTLRHSLEKCLADTAPDPSAYPTQVLLLAERIRFTERCEIALKEGRSSLKNLVDYLETQRARYRGLEDAGDKLTALKARGLLLDTVHHLEIARNLLNVTVQGESTVWTWHRQLRSYRSSKGPIVRCVGAEFPYRFEYQGASVGLVQTPLTERCFLALAQAMKLGLGGSPSGPAGTGKTESVKALGAILGRLVLVFNCDEGMDTGSMRRILGGLAQAGAWGCFDEFNRLEEETLSAVAMLVRPLQEAVRDGATEVVLADQKVKLDPHCCVFITMNPAGIEYGGRRKLPDSLARLFRPIGMAHPDRSDIVRALLECAGFLDASTLAKQLVETLDIAEILLSNQPHYDWGLRALRSVLDAIPMNTELDETSRLVAAIRASTLPKLTQEDTPKFLSLLEDVFPNVNPSLSTFIDRRDLQTVLQQLCADQELSNEIANRCIQLNDQLKSRTGVAIVGPAGSGKTTIRKLLCDALTKIGETVVEFHMYPGAMPKSRLLGRVDPQTREWKEGLLSSVVASAGESTTWIILDGDVEPDWAEALNSALDDNRLLTLPNGVGVKLGPGTKFIFETHKLAGASPATVSRLGVVHLGSTIPTSLLVPSKLAELTEAAKEVANSHLCPCIEECLRINQDISSASGLMDSVLCHLKGASTHTSAAYALLASLCNQIEDERLRNDFARLIYQFTDCWCPDPQKPSSVLYDEDTDRLEAVQDTNQSVDTEDGPILLTGAMKGALASVLPWIRNNQPIMIRGPEGCGKSALISVILSTIRSNEPSTLIKGSSLYGAQDLVAKLKRGCVQLNSSSHGRTYKPRSGSRVVLILEDLHLASKSLQELVRELLQEGGYHEEDLEFARVPLTVICTADATTKLHPRLEALLSVHYLPHPGSKEIAEILELHLNSSLKGDRMLIGSWITQLAPTILEAFRLMETSQGLPIKWTPKDLIQWADSLKCYPVPENETDITSCLFDSGRRLFHPRLTLRDQSRWESIVLSKVAGPGTSANDVYIWKRGNTGLSALDEEQWRKEIINAAARCSREGDPVQASISFHLLRTVAGLSWAFGTTLRGVILIGRPGAGRKSAVRLAATFSSLRLVDSGPGRGRTSIKAAVQAAGIDGEPTLLLLEEHNMRENGLAILASAIVSRGELPGLFTAEELDGLIAPLADVARREDFSGSLEQYLYHRLRSYLRVAMILDNGEIKSPWLTRSGLLKHCGLIGPGLGCEWWSSEGTLTELARQQDGAEAEASEETLPGIKVMVRAHLEAPRQQQAPARFFALLHTWKHLHVTWSEDVERKLSSLEAGIGKLKEAGGQVAKLEDEVSKQRRELETEQGRANAALEQISATMRGATGQRGEMANLKAETERESAELARRKADIEGDLGKVEPLVEQAAQAVAGISADALAEVRSLRAPPAPVRDVLEGVLRLMGIKDTSWNSMKTFLAKRGIKDEIRTWDARRSTTASLEAVAKLVKERPESFEEKTAKRASQAAAPLAAWVLANLQYGQILQQVAPLEKEQRLLAESLSAAEAQIGKLAAGLNSVESRVAQLQEELAEHSRGAAALQLRAEATEGRLATARALLQKLDTEHRDWQEQLEELTARKQKLDVEAANVASLLVYENPGRDDKWKKSAIDLLITERERLLWRAQGLPADTGSLVAASCTLRGPLVPIFVDPSGVAVSWLKNNVGPVMEITRPEDGKFLTALELAVRFGKPLLVEELVEFPSILLPLLRRRPLRLGERTLPPPQGFKLFLATRRDRLDGFPKEVDAVLFKIALGAGTKSLAERFVERVLLKETPELATKRKEALEREEKLSGERDTARLDLLAQLATARGQDLLQESEGSQGGLLSSLEATQSKAKEIAFALEESRRSFENVSRRAKDHEKLAKFAANLYKTVKALTALSPLYVFSAEAFTDIYLEAEDYRNSILSEDKKEQDKLIEKR; this is translated from the exons ATGGTAGTGATTGATAAACGTAGTTCGCTGATACTGTCCACCGCGGGTCATTTCTTCGGCGTCCCTCTGACGGACGATGAGGCCATCGTCGACGGTGGATCGGTGCTTGACAATTTCTTGGACCGGCCAACGTGTCGAACGTTGTGCGCGCAACCGACCGACAGCAAAGGCAACGAAGCGCGATTGAAATTGAGCAACGAGCTGTCCGTTGGAAGAAACACTTTGGTCTTCTTCAAG TTGACAGAAGCCCCGGTCACAGAGAAGAATTTCCACGATCTCGTCCACGTGACGTCCACTGGCAGCGAGAAAGGATCGACGCTGATCGAGGCTCTGCGTCAAGTATGGGGGCCGACGCTGCGTTCTTCCGGTCTAAGTCCGTCGTATTTGAAGAAGCTGGAGGAGAGCCTTCTTGGTTCGCCGGTTACAACTTCCGTCCTCGAGGAGGAGGATTACTGGCGGAAGAGATGGGAGGACGCGAAACGTTCGCACGACAAAACGATTTACGCCGAAGCTGTAAAATCCCTGAAGAGCATAAGAGCCGAGCTGGAGAGCGCGGCGGTGGCTAG AAACGCACTAATGGCTGCAGAGGATGCGGTGGAGGCTGTGTCCGGTTACGTGGACGATTTATGGAAACTGGGGGACCCAGTGTACTCGGAGAATCGGATGAAGTCTTTTTTGGACATCATCGGAGACGAAGTGGTGTCATTGGTTCGAAACGTTGTGGACGAG ATTCGTTCTTCCGACGATCGGGTGAAAATCGAAACGATCTCGACCGGTGCTGGTGTCTGCGAGAAGTGGAGCAACATGGCTGAGAAGTTCACGACGCTCTTCTGGCCCCATCATTCCCTTCATCCGTGGAAGGGCCCGAGTCATGTTCCCGAGAGATGCGCGGGAATTGGCATACGACTCAG GCAGATTGCCGAGTTACGTGCGCAGTATCGGCAATTAACCAGGCTGCTGACTTCGAACGAGCGGTCGGGACTTGGCACGGACACCTTAATGCAATGCTTCGACGATGTTAAAG TCGTCTTCGATGACGATGAAAATAGTACCGATTGGAACAGACTTAGAAGAAAGGTCGAAGAAGGCTTGGTGCCTGCCGAAGAACGCGTCGCTCAGAAGCTGAAGTCCCAAATCGCTGATGCTACCACTCCGAACTTCCTACTGGCTGAATTTCGACGTTACTTCGAGTTGATGAAGAGAGACGGCTTGAAGAGGGCCTTACGCGGTGAACGCGAAACATTGCTTTCTGCGTACGGAGACCTTATCG ACAGTTGTTTGGCTGGGCCAGATACGGGAACTCTCTTAGACAGTCCCAAAATACTGCAGGAAGTGCAAGCAGCTAGAACAGCGGAGATGAGGCTGGAAAGCTTAGACAAATTAGGAAAAGAGCTGCTGGCTGATCTTCCTGGCTACGAGGAGGTCTCGTCGAAGGTGACAATGGCTCTGAAGGACGTAGAGAAGAAACGTCAGAATTATCTCGAAGCTTGG ACGGAGGAAACAAAGGATGCTGTAGCGAAGAAGGAACTGTCTTTAGGCACCGATTCCGCTGTGGTGGAGCTGACAGGTACCAGCATGATGCGAGTGACGTACGATCCAAGATTAATGACTCTGATCAGGGAAGCTAGAGCGCTGTCGGGTCAAGGAGTCGAACTTCCTCGTGAAGTGAAGGACTTGGTTGAAAGGGCGGGGAGTTTGGCAGGACGTGCGAGGGCTCTTCAGCAAGTCGCGACATTTCACAACACCATTGGAGACCGTATGGTGCCGTCTCAGAGGCCGCTGATGCTCACGACTGCTTTGGAACTGGCTCGTGCCGTCCAGGAACAGTCTGGCGTCGTTTGGTCCGATCCTCTGGCAGTGGACGCTTACACGGCCAGATTAAAAGAAttg GTGAGAAAATTCGCACAACAGAACTCCGATCTGGCGGCAAAGCACTGTGCACTGCGGGATTTGGTGTCGAATTTACTGAGAGGCGAAACGGTCAATCTGATCGGGAATCAGAATGCTTGGAAAGACGCGTTGATGAATATGAGGACGATCGTCGATACCGTGGAGGCGGAATACGGGAACACGAGAGCTTGGAAGCTTCATTGGGACAGGCAGCTGCTGAAAGCGCTGGCTGTAGCTTACAG AGGCGCGCTGCCGTCCCTGTTGAAGAAGCTGCCGGACATTAAAGCGGAACTGACGTTCCGCGACGGATCCTTGCAGTGGCGGCCGTCGCTCGAGGAGCTACGCGCGAAACTGTACTCGTCTATACGCCGATCCCTCTCGATACCGATGAATTTCAGGGGGGTAGGGGACGCGGCAGATGCGCACTTCGGCGACTTGATTCAAAGAAGCGCCTATCTGTTCGGCGGCGTCTATAAGCAGGCCGAAATTGCTCTTTCCGCTCTGGAAACGCTCAGGACGAAATGGCTGTATCTGGCGGCACCGGCGAAAATCGACGCCGCTGAACG CTTGAAAGGACGATCGCCGCAGGAATGGACGAGAGCATTCAAAGACGCCAAACAATGGGCGCAGGAG GTGGGAAAACTGCGCGGAAACGAGGTGAAAATCTGGTGCATCAGCGTGGACACGGCAACGACCAGGAACGATTTGGAGTCAGCGTCCCGTCGTTATTGGGAACGTTTGTGCTCCGATTTAAGGGTGGAGGCTTCTTCGAGGCTGGTGGCGATCGTGGAGTTCCTTTCTTCAGCCTCGAAGGAACTGGAACGCAGACCCCGAAGCGTGGAGGAAGTTGGATTAGCGTATGAAGCTCATGCACGTATCGAAGCTCAATCATCCGGCATGGCGGAAGAAATGGAAGCTGTTGCTGGCTTATCGAAAGTACTGGCCGCGTGGACGAGCGAGAAACTTGAGG GCGTCAGTGCGGCGCACACATCCTGGCAAGATCTCGCCGATCGTTTGGAGCGTCACAAGGCGGTCGTGGCTAGAGAATTAGAGGACGCGAAAGTGAATCTTCGCCATCGAGGAGTGGCTCTGCGAGACGAGATAGAACGATGGCAAACGAAATGGTCCTCGAAGCCAGGAATTCTCAACCTGGATTGGATAATCTCGATGAGGGAAAGATGGACGAACCTGAAGGAGCAATTGGACGTATTGAAGACCGATTGCCGAAGAGTCGAGTTGAGCATCGACGAGCTCCTAGACGAGAATGACGAGACCGTAAAGACGCTGGAGATGCAGCTGGAGGTGGAAGAGTCGAACTGTCGATTCCAAGCGGAATTTATGGAGGAGCTGAAGAACCAAGAGGACGAAGAATGGGCTGTGGCAAGAAGGAGACTGCCTAGGCTTCACGATTGGCTGGACTCTTGGGAAAACAGGATACGGGTTCAGCTGAAGGATCAATTGAAAGACGACACGCCGGAGCAAAGGGATAACCTGGAGATGAACACTTTCGTCGGTAGGAAAGTTCGCGAAATTCGAGCTGGCATCGAGTGGCTTCAGCTTCTACGCGGGGATGAAATAGCTGAAGAACACTGGGGTGAACTAAGATCCGTTTTAAATTTAACTGACGTCAAGAATGTCAGGGACATCACTTTGGGCCACTTACTGCGATCCGTGGAGAAGATCGAAGAGAATTCTGAGAAGATAAAG GACATCGCGAAGAGAGCGGCGGCAGAGAGCGGAATCCGCCAGGGGCTGATGGAGTTGGAGTCCTGGGAGGCATCCGCGCATTTTCAGCTCCAGCAATCAAAGGACAGCAAAAACGCCGGCATTCTTCTCGTCGAGGAGTACGGCAGTTTGTTAGCCAGGGCGG GTGAACTGAGGCTGCTGTTGGAGGGTGCGAAAGGGGCAGCTGGATACGAGAGGTTCGCTGCGAGGGTGGCTCGTTGCGAGGCAGGGCTCTCCGAGGTGGAGGAGAGAATAAAGACTCTAAGCACGGTTCAGAGGAAATGGGTTTACTTGGAGCCGGTCTACGAAGGCGGAGCGGCTCCGAATGATACTGGCAGGTGGTCCAGAGCAGACAAAGAATTCAG GTACCTCATAGGGGAAGTGTCGCGCGATTCAAGGATATCATCCCTGAGAAGGCTTCCGCTTTCAACATTCACGAACCTAAAGGATCTATTGGACAGGTGTCAAAGAAGCCTCGACGAATATTTAGAG GAGAAACGTTCATCCTATCCTCGGCTCTATTTCCTGAGCGACGAAGATCTCCTTGAATTAGTGTCAGCGCACGGTCGGGGTCTGGAAGCTCATCTACCGAAACTGTATCAAGGCATAGGATCGATAATAAAGGGCGATAATGGACTGACGGCCGTTGTATCGCCAGAAGGTGAAATATTGCAGTTACCCGGGCCCGTCGACCTCCGGGAGCCATTACCGCGATGGCTGAGCAATCTCGAAGATGGGATGAAAACCACCCTGCGACACAGTTTAGAAAAATGCCTAGCCGACACCGCGCCCGACCCGTCCGCCTATCCGACTCAA GTTCTGCTGTTGGCGGAGAGGATTCGATTCACGGAACGCTGCGAGATTGCTTTAAAGGAAGGTCGATCCTCTTTGAAGAATCTCGTCGACTACTTGGAGACGCAAAGGGCGAGGTACAGAGGTTTGGAGGACGCCGGCGATAAACTGACTGCGCTGAAAGCTCGCGGGCTTCTTCTGGACACCGTGCACCACCTGGAAATAGCCAGGAATCTGTTGAACGTCACTGTCCAGGGGGAGAGTACCGTTTGGACTTGGCACAGGCAATTAAGAAGCTACAGATCT AGTAAGGGGCCAATCGTCCGCTGCGTCGGAGCAGAATTCCCGTATCGCTTCGAATATCAAGGCGCTTCTGTCGGTTTGGTACAAACGCCGTTGACAGAGAGGTGTTTCCTGGCTTTGGCACAAGCGATGAAGCTCGGCCTGGGTGGCAGCCCGAGCGGGCCAGCTGGAACCGGGAAAACCGAGAGCGTGAAAGCACTCGGTGCTATTCTAGGCAGGCTCGTTTTAGTTTTCAATTGCGACGAAG GAATGGATACTGGCAGCATGCGACGAATCCTGGGTGGTCTGGCGCAAGCCGGTGCGTGGGGCTGTTTCGACGAGTTCAACCGTCTCGAGGAGGAGACTCTCAGCGCGGTCGCCATGTTGGTTCGACCTCTGCAGGAGGCAGTTCGCGACGGTGCGACGGAAGTTGTATTGGCTGATCAGAAAGTGAAGCTCGATCCCCATTGCTGCGTGTTCATCACGATGAATCCAGCCGGGATAGAGTACGGCGGGCGTAGAAAGCTTCCGGATTCTCTGGCGCGACTCTTCAGACCTATCGGAATGGCGCATCCCGACAGGTCGGACATCGTGAGGGCTTTGCTGGAATGCGCCGGATTCTTAGACGCCTCGACGCTCGCGAAACAGCTCGTCGAAACGCTCGACATTGCGGAGATACTGCTGTCGAATCAGCCGCACTACGATTGGGGTCTCAGAGCTCTCAGATCCGTGCTGGACGCCATTCCGATGAATACTGAATTGGACGAGACCAGCAG ACTAGTAGCAGCGATCCGTGCTTCAACGTTACCGAAGCTGACACAGGAAGACACACCGAAGTTTCTGTCGCTATTAGAAGACGTTTTCCCGAACGTGAATCCTTCTTTGTCCACGTTCATCGACAGGCGAGATTTACAGACCGTTTTACAGCAGCTTTGCGCGGACCAAGAGCTGAGCAACGAAATAGCTAACAGATGCATTCAACTGAACGACCAGCTGAAAAGCAGAACGGGTGTCGCGATCGTTGGACCGGCGGGAAGTGGTAAAACAACCATCAGGAAACTTCTGTGTGACGCTTTAACGAAAATCGGTGAAACGGTCGTTGAATTTCACATGTATCCTGGCGCGATGCCTAAATCGAGACTTCTGGGTCGCGTGGATCCTCAAACTAG GGAGTGGAAAGAGGGTCTGTTATCAAGCGTCGTCGCGTCGGCCGGAGAATCAACGACCTGGATCATTCTTGATGGCGACGTTGAACCCGATTGGGCTGAAGCTCTAAACTCTGCCCTAGACGACAATAGATTACTGACTTTACCCAATGGCGTGGGAGTAAAGCTCGGCCCTGGAACGAA ATTTATTTTTGAGACACACAAACTAGCTGGAGCGAGTCCAGCCACCGTTTCGCGATTAGGAGTCGTTCATTTGGGTTCCACGATTCCCACGAGCTTACTAGTGCCGTCGAAGCTAGCAGAACTCACAGAAGCAGCGAAGGAGGTCGCGAATTCTCACCTGTGTCCCTGCATCGAGGAATGTTTGAGAATCAATCAAGATATTTCCTCCGCTTCCGGTCTAATGGACTCCGTGCTTTGCCATTTGAAGGGTGCCAGCACGCACACTTCCGCTGCCTACGCCCTGCTCGCTTCATTGTGTAATCAAATAGAGGATGAAAGGCTTAGAAACGATTTCGCTCGTTTGATTTATCAATTTACCGATTGCTG GTGTCCGGATCCGCAGAAACCGAGTTCCGTGTTGTACGATGAAGACACTGATCGATTAGAGGCTGTCCAGGATACTAATCAATCAGTTGATACAGAGGACGGTCCTATTCTATTGACAG GCGCTATGAAGGGGGCTTTAGCGAGCGTCCTGCCTTGGATTCGGAACAACCAGCCGATAATGATAAGGGGCCCAGAGGGTTGCGGCAAAAGCGCCCTAATATCCgtgattctttcaacgatcagGAGCAACGAGCCTTCGACTCTGATAAAGGGATCATCCCTTTACGGCGCTCAGGATTTGGTGGCGAAACTAAAGCGGGGCTGCGTGCAATTGAACTCGTCATCTCATGGGAGAACATACAAGCCGCGAAGTGGATCGAGGGTTGTGCTGATTCTCGAAGATTTGCACCTTGCTTCGAAGAGTCTACAG GAGCTCGTACGAGAGTTGCTGCAAGAAGGAGGATATCACGAGGAAGATTTGGAGTTCGCTAGAGTCCCTTTAACCGTTATATGCACAGCAGATGCAACGACTAAACTGCATCCGAGATTAGAGGCCCTTTTGTCTGTTCATTATCTACC GCATCCAGGTTCGAAGGAAATTGCTGAAATTTTGGAACTGCACCTGAACAGTTCCTTAAAAGGGGATCGCATGCTGATCGGATCTTGGATCACACAGCTCGCGCCCACCATCCTGGAAGCTTTCAGGCTAATGGAAACCAGTCAAGGCTTGCCTATCAAATGGACCCCGAAAGATCTAATTCAGTGGGCTGACAGTTTGAAGTGCTATCCTGTGCCAGAAAATGAAACAGATATCACCAGCTGTTTGTTCGACTCTGGACGACGTCTATTCCATCCTAG ATTGACGTTGAGAGATCAGTCACGCTGGGAGTCGATAGTTCTGTCGAAAGTCGCCGGGCCCGGAACCTCTGCCAACGACGTGTACATATGGAAACGCGGTAACACGGGCTTATCTGCGCTGGACGAGGAACAGTGGAGGAAGGAGATAATTAACGCGGCGGCGAGATGCAGCAGAGAAGGCGATCCGGTGCAAGCGTCGATCTCGTTTCACCTGTTGCGCACAGTGGCCG GATTAAGCTGGGCTTTCGGGACAACCTTGAGAGGCGTGATTCTGATTGGACGACCTGGAGCTGGACGGAAGTCAGCCGTCCGACTCGCTGCCACTTTTTCATCCCTTCGTCTGGTGGACTCAGGACCTG GACGCGGACGGACATCGATAAAAGCGGCGGTTCAAGCAGCTGGAATCGACGGGGAGCCGACTCTGCTTTTACTCGAAGAGCATAACATGAGAGAAAATGGATTGGCCATTTTGGCGAGCGCAATAGTGTCGCGCGGAGAACTTCCAGGATTATTTACAGCGGAAGAACTGGACGGTTTAATAGCGCCTCTGGCTGACGTAGCGAGAAGAGAAGATTTCTCGGGCAGTTTGGAACAGTACCTCTACCACC GATTGAGGAGTTACCTGCGAGTGGCGATGATTCTGGACAACGGAGAAATCAAGTCTCCCTGGCTCACGCGTTCCGGCCTGTTGAAGCACTGCGGTTTAATCGGGCCAGGTCTCGGTTGTGaatggtggtccagcgagggcACGCTGACCGAACTGGCTCGCCAGCAAGATGGCGCCGAGGCGGAGGCCTCCGAGGAAACTTTGCCAGGTATAAAGGTGATGGTAAGGGCTCACCTCGAAGCTCCGAGACAGCAACAAGCGCCGGCTCGATTTTTCGCTCTATTGCACACCTGGAAACACCTGCACGTGACTTGGAGCGAAGATGTGGAACGGAAGCTAAGCAGTTTGGAAGCCGGGATAGGAAAGCTGAAGGAAGCAGGGGGGCAGGTGGCTAAATTGGAGGATGAAGTCTCGAAGCAACGCCGGGAACTGGAG ACAGAACAGGGTCGAGCGAACGCAGCTCTCGAACAGATTTCAGCCACCATGAGGGGTGCAACGGGGCAAAGAGGAGAGATGGCGAACTTGAAAGCTGAAACCGAACGGGAAAGTGCAGAGTTAGCCCGTCGAAAG GCAGACATCGAGGGAGATCTCGGGAAGGTGGAGCCGTTAGTTGAACAAGCGGCTCAAGCAGTAGCTGGCATCAGCGCTGACGCGTTAGCAGAAGTCCGCTCCCTAAGAGCACCGCCGGCGCCCGTTAGAGACGTTCTCGAGGGTGTCCTTCGATTAATGGGCATCAAAGACACTTCGTGGAACAGCATGAAAACTTTCCTGGCGAAGCGCGGGATCAAGGACGAAATTAG AACGTGGGACGCGAGGAGAAGCACAACAGCGAGTCTGGAGGCAGTTGCCAAGTTGGTCAAGGAGCGGCCGGAGAGTTTCGAGGAGAAAACCGCGAAAAGAGCCTCGCAGGCTGCCGCCCCATTGGCAGCGTGGGTTCTCGCGAATCTTCAATACGGCCAGATCCTTCAGCAAGTCGCGCCGCTCGAGAAGGAACAACGGCTGCTAGCCGA AAGTCTGTCAGCGGCCGAAGCTCAGATAGGAAAGTTAGCCGCCGGACTGAACAGCGTTGAAAGTCGCGTGGCACAGCTTCAAGAGGAACTCGCAGAGCATTCGAGAGGTGCTGCTGCGTTGCAGCTGAGAGCCGAGGCAACGGAAGGTAGGCTGGCAACTGCGAGAGCATTGCTACAGAAATTGGACACGGAGCATCGTGACTGGCAGGAGCAATTGGAAGAATTGACCGCCAGAAAGCAGAAGTTGGACGTCGAAGCTGCGAATGTGGCCTCCCTGTTGGTTTACGAG AATCCCGGGAGGGACGACAAATGGAAAAAGTCAGCCATCGATTTGCTGATCACCGAGAGGGAGCGACTTCTCTGGCGCGCTCAAGGGTTGCCCGCGGACACCGGAAGTCTCGTGGCAGCGTCCTGCACCCTCAGGGGGCCGCTGGTCCCGATATTCGTGGATCCGTCAGGCGTGGCGGTCTCCTGGCTGAAGAACAACGTCGGGCCCGTTATGGAAATCACGAGGCCGGAGGATGGGAAGTTTCTGACCGCGCTCGAGCTGGCCGTGCGATTCGGGAAACCGTTGCTGGTGGAGGAACTGGTCGAGTTCCCTTCGATTTTGTTGCCGCTGCTGCGCCGCCGTCCCCTGAGGCTCGGTGAACGAACTTTGCCGCCACCGCAGGGCTTCAAACTTTTCTTGGCCACCAGACGGGACAGATTGGACGGTTTTCCGAAGGAAGTTGACGCGGTCTTGTTCAAGATTGCCCTCGGGGCTGGTACTAAGAGCTTGGCGGAGCGATTCGTTGAGAGG GTTTTGTTAAAGGAAACGCCCGAGTTGGCAACGAAAAGGAAAGAGGCACTGGAACGGGAAGAAAAATTATCCGGCGAACGGGACACAGCGAGATTGGATCTGCTGGCACAGTTGGCCACCGCGAGGGGTCAAGACCTCCTCCAAGAGTCTGAAGGATCTCAGGGTGGACTCTTGTCATCGTTGGAGGCCACTCAGTCGAAAGCAAAAGAAATCGCATTTGCCCTCGAAGAAAGCCGGCGAAGCTTCGAGAATGTGTCCAG GAGAGCCAAGGATCACGAGAAATTGGCGAAATTCGCAGCGAATTTGTATAAGACCGTGAAAGCTCTCACAGCCTTGAGCCCGCTTTACGTTTTTTCCGCGGAAGCGTTCACAGACATTTACCTGGAAGCGGAGGATTATAGGAATTCGATATTGTCCGAGGATAAGAAGGAACAGGATAAACTGATCGAAAAACG atag